From Rissa tridactyla isolate bRisTri1 chromosome 7, bRisTri1.patW.cur.20221130, whole genome shotgun sequence, a single genomic window includes:
- the NOP58 gene encoding nucleolar protein 58, whose amino-acid sequence MLVLFETAAGYAIFKVLNEKKLQEVDSLWKEFETPEKANKIVKLKHFEKFQDTTEALAASTALVEGKLSKNLKKILKKIVAKDAHEQLAVADAKLGGVIKDKLNLSCIHSPMVTELMRGIRSQIEGLITGLPSREMAAMCLGLAHSLSRYKLKFSPDKVDTMIIQAISLLDDLDKELNNYIMRCREWYGWHFPELGKIITDNLAYCKCVRKVGDRTNFATSDVSDILPEEIEEDVKAAAEISMGTEVSEEDINNIIHLCDQVIEISEYRTQLYDYLKNRMMAIAPNLTIMVGELVGARLIAHAGSLLNLAKHPASTVQLLGAEKALFRALKTKRDTPKFGLIYHASLVGQTNTKNKGKISRMLAAKTALTIRYDALGEDTNAEMGAENRLKVETRLRHLEERGLRRISGTGKALARTDKYQNKSEVKIFDPSGDSTLPAVSKKRKIQEVEEQDAEVAVKAKKFKAEMKEETTVEDAEPVKKKKKKKDKEKQAEEEERSPTVENAEKKKKKKKKMKDEDED is encoded by the exons ATGTTGGTGCTGTTCGAGACCGCTGCTGGCTACGCTATCTTCAAG gttCTGAATGAGAAAAAGCTCCAAGAAGTTGACAGTTTATGGAAAGAATTCGAAACTCCTGAAAAAGCCAACAAAAT agtAAAGctgaaacactttgaaaaatTTCAGGACACAACAGAAGCACTTGCTG CATCCACAGCTCTTGTAGAAGGCAAGCTCAGCAAGAACTTGAAGAAAATTCTCAAGAAGATAGTGGCAAAAGATGCCCACGAACAGTTGGCTGTAGCGGATGCCAAACTTGGAGGTGTCATAAAG GACAAGCTGAATTTGAGTTGTATACACAGCCCAATGGTTACAGAGCTGATGAGAGGAATTCGCTCACAGATTGAAGGGCTTATTACAGGCCTCCCTTCTCGAGAGATGGCAGCTATGTGTCTGGGTCTGGCACACAG CCTTTCCAGATACAAGTTGAAATTCAGCCCAGACAAAGTAGATACCATGATTATCCAGGCAATTT CACTTCTTGATGACTTGGACAAAGAACTGAATAACTACATCATGCGCTGTAGGGAATGGTATGGTTGGCACTTCCCTGAACTGGGCAAAATCATCACAGATAACCTAGCATATTGTAAATGTGTGCGGAAAGTTG GAGACAGAACCAATTTTGCCACCTCTGATGTTTCTGACATCCTACCAGAGGAGATCGAAGAGGATGTGAAGGCTGCTGCTGAGATTTCCATGGGGACAGAAGTATCAGAAGAAGACATAAACAACATAATCCATCTCTGTGATCAG GTGATTGAAATCTCTGAGTATCGGACACAGCTGTATGACTACCTGAAGAACAGAATGATGGCCATTGCTCCTAATCTCACCATCATGGTGGGTGAACTGGTTGGAGCAAGGCTCATTGCTCATGCAG GTTCCCTCTTGAACCTGGCAAAACATCCAGCTTCAACGGTTCAGTTACTGGGTGCTGAGAAGGCACTCTTCAGAGCACTGAAGACTAAACGGGACACACCTAAATTTGGCCTTATCTATCATGCTTCCCTAGTGGGacaaaccaacaccaaaaacaaaggaaag ATTTCTCGAATGCTGGCAGCTAAGACTGCCTTGACTATTCGTTATGATGCCCTCGGAGAGGACACCAATGCTGAAATGGGAGCTGAGAACAGACTAAAAGTAGAGACGAGACTGAGGCATTTGGAAGAGAGAGGG CTAAGAAGAATAAGTGGCACTGGAAAAGCCTTGGCCAGGACAGACAAGTATCAAAACAAGAG TGAAGTCAAAATATTTGACCCATCTGGCGACTCTACGCTTCCTGCCGTTTCAAAGAAACGCAAAATTCAGGAGGTGGAAGAACAAGACGCAGAGGTTGCTGTGAAAGCAAAGAAGTTCAAAGCAGAGATGAAAG AAGAGACAACTGTAGAAGATGCTGAACCcgtcaaaaagaagaaaaagaaaaaggataaggAAAAGCAAGCTGAAGAAGAGGAGCGAAGCCCCACAGTTGAG aatgcagagaaaaagaagaagaaaaagaagaaaatgaaagatgaggATGAAGACTGA